In Synechococcus sp. RS9909, one genomic interval encodes:
- a CDS encoding FKBP-type peptidyl-prolyl cis-trans isomerase → MRDILISSAVCVACLMVALISQIVAPSTVAAAAPGASSTSLTAPAIATSSASASAPMELDPDDPNPTLFAMAANPTQPADPTQPADIAQADASALGGPMDVEKSRLTASGLRITDVVVGTGAEASPGDTVVVHYRGSLEDGSQFDASYDRGTPFSFPLGAGRVIKGWDEGVQGMQVGGKRKLVIPPDLGYGSRGAGGVIPPNATLIFDVELLEVKGR, encoded by the coding sequence GTGCGCGACATCCTGATCAGCTCCGCCGTCTGTGTGGCCTGCCTGATGGTGGCCCTGATCAGTCAGATCGTGGCGCCCTCCACCGTGGCTGCCGCCGCCCCCGGTGCGTCAAGCACCAGCCTCACAGCCCCGGCCATCGCCACCAGCAGCGCATCGGCTTCAGCACCGATGGAGCTCGATCCAGACGATCCCAACCCCACCCTTTTTGCCATGGCTGCTAACCCGACCCAGCCTGCTGACCCGACCCAGCCCGCCGACATCGCCCAAGCTGATGCCTCCGCCCTCGGCGGCCCGATGGATGTGGAGAAATCCCGTCTCACGGCCAGCGGTCTGCGCATCACCGATGTGGTGGTGGGCACCGGAGCCGAGGCGAGCCCAGGCGACACCGTGGTGGTGCACTACCGCGGCAGCCTCGAAGACGGCTCGCAATTTGATGCCAGCTACGACCGCGGCACCCCCTTCAGTTTCCCTCTCGGCGCCGGTCGGGTGATCAAAGGCTGGGATGAAGGCGTGCAGGGCATGCAGGTGGGTGGCAAGCGCAAGCTCGTGATCCCCCCCGATCTCGGCTACGGCAGCCGCGGTGCCGGTGGTGTGATTCCTCCCAACGCCACCCTGATCTTCGACGTGGAACTGCTGGAGGTGAAGGGCCGTTAG
- a CDS encoding phasin family protein produces the protein MESANPLQQLLLRGLGTTTLVADRLRYVTQEWVSSGRLDPSHASALVDDVLKALRGETPELEQQMGRNLERNRDNLLQDLGLASQKELDELRGRIDRLEQQLRQRDRQE, from the coding sequence ATGGAGAGCGCCAACCCCCTTCAGCAGCTGTTGCTGCGCGGCCTTGGCACCACCACGCTGGTGGCGGATCGCCTCCGCTATGTCACCCAGGAGTGGGTGAGCAGCGGCCGGCTGGATCCCTCCCATGCCTCCGCCCTGGTGGATGATGTGCTCAAGGCGCTCCGAGGTGAAACGCCTGAGCTCGAACAGCAGATGGGCCGCAACCTCGAGCGGAACCGCGACAATCTGCTGCAGGATCTCGGCCTGGCCAGCCAGAAGGAATTGGATGAACTGCGCGGCCGCATCGACCGCCTGGAACAGCAGCTGCGCCAACGCGACCGTCAGGAGTGA
- a CDS encoding apolipoprotein N-acyltransferase, with product MGDDRSMAVLQAASGGVLAGLALSLHGGWWLGGPLWMTPALALLWSVLRQPFAAALWGVVAVLVSHRWLLALHPLTWIGVPAPLSLPLATLIWLLCGLAAGVLVGLWAWLATLTGRRRLPAAVLLAGCWGLAEVGLARTPLFWIGVGGSLLPADPWLAGLARWLGAGGLAALLLLLGWWLWRLVRLVQLGARGQRSTLLAGLVLLVLAHGLGGWEHRWVPTAEPALSAPHPVAPWRVALWQPAIPTREKFLTEQQLRLPARLDAALVEAARAQADWLVVPEGTLPLQGRLQEPAPLPLLTGGFRWHRGRQRSALLLIPAGARQPIDAIDKHRLVPLGEWVPSWLGAGPGLSAVGGLEPGSPARLWRWKGPPAAVAICYEISNGAALARAVADGAQWLLTIANLDPYPVLLQRQFLALAQLRSVETARPLLSAANTGPTATVAATGEVRWLLPSGAAAVAIAPLVPTDALSAYVRWREAPLGWLTLLAALLVLRQRLAGSGPRPAAVPPSRTPPPDPG from the coding sequence ATGGGCGATGACCGATCCATGGCTGTCCTCCAGGCGGCCAGCGGTGGTGTGCTGGCGGGCCTGGCCCTCAGCCTCCATGGCGGCTGGTGGCTCGGGGGGCCGCTCTGGATGACGCCGGCCCTGGCCCTGCTCTGGTCGGTGCTGCGGCAGCCATTCGCAGCGGCGCTCTGGGGCGTGGTGGCCGTGCTGGTGAGCCATCGCTGGCTGCTTGCGCTCCATCCGCTCACCTGGATCGGTGTGCCCGCCCCCCTCAGCCTGCCGCTGGCGACACTGATCTGGTTGTTGTGCGGTCTCGCGGCTGGGGTGCTGGTGGGGCTCTGGGCCTGGCTGGCGACGCTGACTGGACGCAGGCGCTTGCCGGCCGCTGTTCTGCTTGCCGGTTGCTGGGGGTTGGCGGAGGTCGGTCTGGCGCGAACGCCCCTCTTCTGGATTGGCGTGGGCGGCTCGCTGCTGCCAGCCGATCCCTGGCTGGCGGGTCTGGCGCGCTGGCTCGGTGCCGGCGGCCTGGCGGCGCTGCTGCTGCTGCTGGGGTGGTGGCTCTGGCGCCTGGTGCGACTGGTGCAGCTGGGGGCCAGAGGGCAGCGATCCACCCTGCTCGCGGGGCTGGTGCTGCTGGTGCTGGCCCATGGCTTGGGTGGATGGGAGCACCGGTGGGTGCCCACGGCTGAGCCGGCGCTGAGCGCCCCTCACCCAGTCGCCCCCTGGCGCGTTGCCCTGTGGCAGCCGGCGATTCCCACCCGGGAGAAATTCCTCACCGAGCAGCAGCTCCGGCTGCCGGCCCGGCTGGATGCTGCGCTGGTGGAGGCGGCGCGGGCGCAGGCGGATTGGTTGGTGGTGCCCGAGGGCACCTTGCCCCTGCAGGGACGCCTGCAGGAGCCAGCCCCCCTGCCCCTACTCACGGGGGGCTTCCGTTGGCACCGCGGCCGGCAACGCAGTGCCCTGTTGCTGATCCCTGCCGGTGCGCGTCAGCCGATCGATGCGATCGATAAGCATCGCCTTGTGCCCCTCGGGGAGTGGGTGCCGTCCTGGCTTGGCGCCGGTCCGGGCTTGTCGGCGGTGGGGGGGCTGGAGCCCGGGTCGCCTGCGCGCCTCTGGCGCTGGAAAGGGCCACCGGCGGCGGTGGCGATCTGCTACGAGATCAGCAATGGTGCGGCCCTGGCCAGGGCCGTGGCCGATGGTGCCCAGTGGCTGCTCACGATCGCCAACCTGGACCCCTACCCCGTGTTGCTGCAACGCCAGTTCCTGGCCCTGGCCCAACTGCGCAGCGTCGAAACCGCCCGACCCCTGCTCAGTGCTGCCAACACCGGACCCACCGCAACCGTGGCGGCCACAGGAGAGGTCCGTTGGTTGCTGCCTTCTGGAGCGGCGGCGGTGGCGATCGCGCCCCTGGTTCCCACCGATGCCCTCAGTGCCTACGTGCGCTGGCGCGAGGCGCCTCTGGGTTGGCTCACCCTGCTGGCGGCGCTGCTGGTGCTGCGGCAGCGTCTGGCTGGATCAGGCCCCCGCCCAGCAGCCGTTCCCCCGAGTAGAACACCGCCGCCTGACCCGGGGTGA
- the mnmA gene encoding tRNA 2-thiouridine(34) synthase MnmA yields the protein MDSAPVTEAGHQALANLRHWPGEHRVAVGLSGGVDSSLTAALLVEAGWQVEGLTLWLMSGKGACCAEGLVDAAGICDQLGIPHHVVDFRAHFKEQIVDFLVQGYGEGITPLPCSRCNREVKFGPMLQWALDERGIERIATGHYARIRHGAQSDNGCHQLLRGCDSHKDQSYFLYDLPQEALGRLVFPLGELTKSDTRLEAARHGLRTAKKTESQDLCLADHHGSMRAFLDTYLAPRQGEIVLRDGTVVGEHDGIEHFTIGQRKGLGVAWSEPLHVVQLDGALNRVVVAPRRDAARAGAVVGAVNWVSIPEPQHPIEVEVQVRYRSGAVAARLTPLPAQEADAAADRPHRCRLDFAEPQFSITPGQAAVFYSGERLLGGGLIQPDAAAAPAAPPAG from the coding sequence ATGGATTCAGCTCCGGTCACCGAGGCAGGGCATCAGGCCCTCGCCAACCTGCGCCACTGGCCGGGCGAGCATCGGGTGGCTGTGGGCTTATCCGGTGGGGTCGACAGCTCGCTGACGGCGGCTCTGCTCGTGGAGGCGGGCTGGCAGGTGGAAGGGCTCACCCTCTGGCTGATGAGCGGCAAGGGAGCCTGCTGCGCCGAAGGGCTGGTGGATGCGGCCGGGATCTGCGACCAACTGGGCATTCCCCACCACGTGGTGGATTTCCGCGCCCATTTCAAGGAGCAGATCGTTGATTTCCTCGTGCAGGGGTATGGCGAGGGCATCACGCCGCTGCCCTGCTCCCGCTGTAACCGGGAGGTGAAATTCGGCCCAATGCTGCAGTGGGCTCTCGACGAACGGGGCATTGAGCGGATCGCCACGGGCCATTACGCCCGCATCCGCCATGGCGCCCAGAGCGACAACGGATGCCACCAATTACTGCGCGGCTGCGACAGCCACAAAGACCAGAGCTATTTCCTCTACGACCTGCCCCAGGAGGCGCTCGGCCGGCTGGTGTTTCCGCTGGGGGAGCTCACCAAGAGCGACACCCGCCTCGAAGCGGCACGTCACGGCCTCCGCACCGCCAAGAAAACGGAGAGCCAGGACCTCTGCCTGGCGGATCACCACGGCTCGATGCGGGCTTTTCTCGACACCTACCTGGCGCCGCGCCAGGGAGAGATCGTGCTGCGGGATGGCACCGTGGTGGGCGAGCATGATGGGATCGAACATTTCACCATCGGCCAGCGCAAGGGCCTGGGGGTGGCCTGGAGTGAGCCCTTGCACGTGGTCCAACTGGATGGCGCCCTGAATCGAGTCGTGGTGGCTCCCCGCCGCGATGCGGCCCGCGCCGGCGCGGTGGTGGGCGCCGTGAACTGGGTCTCGATCCCTGAGCCACAACATCCGATCGAGGTGGAGGTGCAGGTGCGCTACCGCAGCGGTGCCGTTGCGGCACGCCTGACCCCCTTGCCGGCCCAAGAAGCCGATGCGGCGGCGGATCGCCCCCACCGCTGTCGGCTCGACTTTGCGGAGCCACAGTTTTCAATCACCCCGGGTCAGGCGGCGGTGTTCTACTCGGGGGAACGGCTGCTGGGCGGGGGCCTGATCCAGCCAGACGCTGCCGCAGCACCAGCAGCGCCGCCAGCAGGGTGA
- a CDS encoding bifunctional ADP-dependent NAD(P)H-hydrate dehydratase/NAD(P)H-hydrate epimerase: MTWPRPDVAHWLVRCERMAALEQDWLASGLPVPSLMEKVGLAMAAWLLERPTWLNAGVLVLVGPGHNGGDGLVVARELAQAGVAVRLWLPLPIRASLTQQHLDHARWLGIPVLETAPDPADPALWIEALFGLGQSRPLPQALASLLRRRQQQRPHQLVSLDLPAGLDGDHGHALDGEAAVARATLTVALIKEGLVQDAALEHVGELHRMDVGWPDRLMPDPSTPLLLGVRPEDLQDLAWPQPPCSAMKYQRGRVLVIAGSDRYRGATLLALRGALASGVGSLQAVVPEAVAQTLWQVLPEVVLAGAAGPAAEAGRLWPEAVAALDLSRFDAVLLGPGLGPGSLDWDRAAAPLLVFPGVLVLDADGLNQLAASSGGWRWLTQRQGPTWLTPHAAEFRRLFPTLALSSPVAAAREAATCSGAVLVLKGAHSVIAAPDGSARQLLHTDPHVARTGLGDVLAGFAAGWAAQRPAMTWGAEALAAAVALHAEAGRRCRASSTAGDVAQALARLCRRQQRQAG; encoded by the coding sequence GTGACCTGGCCCCGTCCCGATGTTGCCCATTGGCTGGTGAGGTGCGAGCGGATGGCGGCCCTCGAACAGGATTGGCTGGCCAGTGGTCTGCCGGTGCCGTCCTTGATGGAAAAGGTGGGGTTGGCGATGGCCGCCTGGCTGCTCGAGCGCCCCACGTGGCTGAACGCCGGCGTGCTGGTGTTGGTGGGCCCCGGTCACAACGGCGGCGATGGCTTGGTGGTGGCCCGGGAACTGGCGCAGGCCGGTGTGGCGGTGCGGCTCTGGCTGCCGTTGCCGATTCGGGCGTCTCTGACCCAGCAACACCTGGACCATGCCCGCTGGCTTGGGATCCCCGTCCTCGAGACGGCTCCCGATCCCGCCGATCCGGCCCTCTGGATCGAGGCCCTCTTCGGTCTTGGCCAGAGTCGGCCTCTGCCGCAGGCGCTGGCTTCCCTGCTGCGCCGGCGGCAGCAGCAGCGCCCCCATCAGCTCGTGAGCCTGGATCTCCCCGCCGGCCTGGATGGTGATCACGGTCATGCCCTCGATGGTGAGGCGGCGGTGGCGCGGGCCACCCTCACGGTGGCCTTGATCAAGGAGGGGTTGGTGCAGGATGCGGCCCTGGAGCATGTGGGCGAGCTTCACCGCATGGATGTCGGCTGGCCCGATCGCCTGATGCCTGATCCGTCCACCCCCCTGCTGCTCGGGGTGAGACCGGAGGATCTCCAAGACCTCGCCTGGCCCCAGCCGCCTTGTTCGGCGATGAAATACCAGAGGGGTCGGGTGCTGGTGATCGCAGGCAGTGATCGCTATCGCGGCGCGACGCTTCTGGCGCTCAGGGGAGCGCTGGCCAGCGGTGTGGGCAGCCTTCAGGCGGTGGTGCCAGAGGCGGTGGCGCAGACGCTGTGGCAAGTGTTGCCGGAAGTGGTGCTGGCTGGAGCTGCAGGCCCTGCCGCTGAGGCTGGGCGGCTCTGGCCCGAGGCCGTCGCAGCCCTCGATCTGAGTCGTTTTGACGCGGTGTTGCTCGGGCCCGGGCTGGGCCCTGGTTCTCTTGACTGGGATCGGGCCGCGGCTCCCCTGCTGGTCTTCCCCGGCGTTCTCGTGCTCGATGCCGATGGCCTGAATCAGCTCGCTGCATCGTCCGGGGGCTGGCGCTGGTTGACCCAGCGGCAGGGACCCACCTGGCTCACGCCCCATGCCGCGGAATTCCGGCGTCTTTTTCCCACCCTTGCGCTGTCGTCTCCCGTCGCGGCAGCCCGGGAGGCCGCCACCTGCAGCGGTGCCGTGCTGGTGCTCAAGGGTGCGCACAGCGTGATCGCCGCGCCGGATGGCAGCGCCAGGCAGTTGCTCCACACCGACCCCCATGTGGCCCGCACCGGTCTGGGGGATGTGTTGGCAGGATTCGCGGCTGGCTGGGCGGCGCAGCGACCGGCCATGACCTGGGGGGCGGAAGCGTTGGCGGCAGCGGTGGCGCTGCATGCGGAGGCGGGGCGCCGTTGCAGGGCGTCAAGTACCGCTGGGGATGTGGCCCAGGCCCTGGCCAGGTTATGCCGACGGCAACAACGGCAAGCCGGTTGA
- a CDS encoding RpoD/SigA family RNA polymerase sigma factor, with protein MASLAAGLAESQRRRSSDPISWYLATIGRIPLLTPAEEIELGNQVQEMMRLTEDGTLAPDHDGFSSHDRRMIRVGKRAKERMMKANLRLVVSVAKKYQGKGLELLDLIQEGSLGLERAVEKFDPTRGYKFSTYAFWWIRQSMTRAIACQSRTIRLPVHLSERLTTIRKVSLDLAHKLGAMPSRVEIAEAMDMPLDELDALLRQALTTSSLDAPVNGEEGRSFLGDLIADTSHDEPLDKVEQSIHHEQLGRWLSHLSEQEQYVLGLRFGLNGNERHTLAEIGRLMEVSRERVRQVELKALRKLRNLTRRMPSL; from the coding sequence ATGGCATCCCTGGCAGCCGGTCTTGCTGAATCCCAGCGTCGTCGGAGCAGTGACCCGATTAGTTGGTATCTGGCGACGATTGGCAGGATTCCTCTGCTCACCCCCGCTGAGGAAATTGAGCTCGGCAATCAGGTGCAGGAAATGATGCGCCTCACCGAAGACGGCACTCTGGCTCCGGATCATGACGGTTTCAGCTCCCATGATCGCCGCATGATCCGCGTCGGCAAACGTGCCAAAGAGCGGATGATGAAAGCCAACCTTCGTCTTGTCGTGAGTGTTGCGAAGAAATATCAGGGCAAAGGATTGGAGTTGCTGGATCTCATCCAGGAGGGATCCCTTGGCTTGGAGCGTGCGGTTGAAAAATTTGACCCCACGCGTGGCTACAAGTTTTCCACCTATGCCTTCTGGTGGATTCGCCAGAGCATGACCCGGGCGATTGCCTGTCAGTCGCGCACGATTCGCCTGCCGGTGCATCTGAGCGAACGCCTCACCACGATTCGCAAGGTCAGCCTCGATCTCGCCCACAAGCTCGGTGCGATGCCCAGCCGGGTGGAGATCGCCGAGGCGATGGACATGCCCCTGGATGAGCTCGATGCCCTGTTACGACAGGCGCTCACCACCAGCAGCCTCGATGCTCCGGTCAATGGAGAGGAGGGGCGCAGTTTTCTGGGGGATCTGATCGCGGATACGTCGCACGACGAGCCCCTCGACAAGGTGGAGCAGAGCATCCATCACGAACAGCTCGGTCGCTGGCTCAGCCACCTCAGCGAACAGGAGCAGTATGTGCTGGGTCTGCGCTTCGGCCTCAATGGCAACGAGCGCCACACCCTGGCGGAGATCGGTCGTCTGATGGAAGTCTCACGCGAGAGGGTGCGTCAGGTGGAGCTCAAGGCCCTGCGCAAACTGCGCAATCTCACCCGCAGGATGCCGAGCCTCTGA
- the pdhA gene encoding pyruvate dehydrogenase (acetyl-transferring) E1 component subunit alpha: MSQNIAVNSDPTTATASLAGPHAERLSSLVTAQRAEVDRDTGLALYRDMTLGRRFEDKCAEMYYRGKMFGFVHLYNGQEAVSTGVIGAMKRQHDWFCSTYRDHVHALSAGVPAREVMSELFGKATGCSKGRGGSMHLFSRQHHLLGGFAFIGEGIPVALGSAFTSRYKRDALGDASSNAVTAAFFGDGTCNNGQFFECLNMAQLWKLPILFVVENNKWAIGMAHDRATSDPEIWRKAAAFGMAGEEVDGMDVLAVRAATQRALERARAGEGPTLLECLTYRFRGHSLADPDELRAEAEKQFWAQRDPLKALERDLVTAGLVTSDDLRAIEKDIDAEVQDCVDFALAAPEPDGAELTRYIWAED, translated from the coding sequence ATGAGTCAGAACATCGCAGTGAACAGCGATCCCACGACCGCGACAGCCTCCCTGGCAGGGCCCCATGCCGAGCGGTTGTCGTCGCTGGTGACGGCCCAGCGGGCCGAGGTTGATCGGGACACCGGCCTGGCGCTGTATCGCGACATGACCCTGGGCAGGCGCTTCGAAGACAAGTGCGCCGAGATGTATTACCGGGGCAAGATGTTTGGCTTCGTGCACCTCTACAACGGCCAGGAGGCTGTGAGCACCGGGGTGATCGGCGCCATGAAGCGGCAGCACGACTGGTTCTGCAGCACCTATCGCGACCACGTGCATGCCCTCAGCGCCGGTGTGCCGGCCCGGGAGGTGATGAGTGAGCTCTTCGGCAAAGCAACCGGCTGCAGCAAGGGTCGCGGTGGCTCCATGCACCTCTTCTCCAGGCAGCATCACCTTCTCGGTGGCTTCGCCTTCATCGGGGAGGGGATTCCCGTGGCACTCGGCTCCGCATTCACGAGTCGCTACAAGCGCGATGCCCTGGGTGACGCCTCCAGCAATGCCGTCACAGCAGCTTTCTTCGGAGACGGCACCTGCAACAACGGCCAGTTCTTCGAATGCCTGAACATGGCCCAGCTCTGGAAGCTGCCGATCCTTTTTGTGGTGGAGAACAACAAGTGGGCCATCGGCATGGCCCACGACCGAGCCACCAGCGATCCGGAGATCTGGCGCAAAGCTGCTGCCTTCGGCATGGCCGGCGAAGAAGTGGATGGCATGGATGTGTTGGCGGTGCGCGCCGCCACCCAACGGGCCCTGGAGCGGGCCCGGGCCGGGGAAGGCCCCACCCTGCTGGAGTGCCTCACCTATCGCTTCCGCGGCCACTCGCTCGCCGACCCTGACGAGCTGCGAGCGGAAGCGGAGAAACAGTTCTGGGCCCAGCGGGACCCTCTCAAAGCCCTGGAACGCGATCTGGTGACTGCCGGTCTGGTGACCAGCGACGACCTGCGCGCGATCGAAAAAGACATCGATGCCGAAGTGCAGGACTGCGTTGACTTCGCGCTCGCCGCGCCCGAGCCCGACGGGGCCGAACTCACCCGATACATCTGGGCGGAGGACTGA
- a CDS encoding ARC6/PARC6 family protein, whose protein sequence is MGKNPDTAYSLQPIAPVPVDLPIDHFRLLGVSPSAESETILRTLQLRIDRSPDQGFTHEGLQQRADLLRLSADLLTDPSRRRDYEAALMELGRDHPGETAGLEVASSREVGGLILLWEANAPHEAFQLARQALQPPQAPALGSGREADLALLAALACLSAAEQDQEQRRYESAAGLLGEGLQLLHRVGKLPDQRLVLEQRLEQLKPYRILDLLSRDLSEQQARSEGLDLLDQLVKDRGGLEGLNQGEIGLSQGEFELFFQQIRRFLTVQEQIDLFERWQGLGSSDAAFLAVMACSAAGFSRRKPERLDEARQRLRDLPLEGLDTHPLQACLDLLLGDVDHAMTQMRASADSELQTWLKRHPGDDLAALCDYCRSWLRRDVLPGYRDVDADAVDLEAWFADRDVQAFVERLERVQARRLGGPAETWSPTDPYPAFPLDPDGMLPLAIPSPPSAAVDSGVEAGGVEAVGAELDGEATPSWRERFQLDRFSPARVQVGRPWLIGSVLFVLVVAVAAAFALVGLRRESEVESESPATPPPSTPVQASLKPEADPAPASLKPLEADAPNEAQLQTLLQAWLDRKARVLAGGSRADAQLATVARDGLIQQLEAERQADAAAGARQTVEATITSVEVVSRSPQRIELRARVAYSDQRLDAAGKVIERTPPTTLPVTYILGRDGRTWRLHAYIPG, encoded by the coding sequence ATGGGCAAAAACCCAGACACTGCCTACAGTCTGCAGCCAATAGCACCGGTGCCGGTGGATTTGCCGATCGATCATTTCCGTCTGCTCGGTGTCAGTCCGTCGGCGGAATCCGAAACGATCCTGCGCACGCTCCAGCTGAGGATCGATCGCTCTCCCGATCAGGGATTCACCCACGAGGGTCTGCAACAACGCGCCGACCTCCTGCGCCTCTCTGCCGATCTGCTCACCGATCCCTCCCGGCGTCGCGACTATGAGGCGGCGCTCATGGAACTCGGGCGGGATCACCCTGGCGAAACCGCTGGCCTGGAAGTGGCGTCGAGTCGTGAAGTGGGCGGACTCATCCTCCTGTGGGAGGCCAACGCCCCCCATGAGGCGTTTCAGCTGGCGCGTCAGGCCCTGCAGCCTCCGCAGGCCCCTGCCCTGGGCAGTGGCCGGGAAGCCGATCTCGCCCTGCTTGCCGCCCTCGCCTGCTTGTCAGCCGCCGAGCAGGATCAGGAGCAGCGCCGTTATGAATCAGCTGCCGGGCTGCTGGGGGAGGGGCTTCAGCTGCTGCACAGGGTCGGCAAATTGCCGGATCAACGCCTGGTGCTGGAGCAGCGCCTGGAGCAGCTCAAGCCCTATCGCATTCTCGACCTGCTCAGTCGCGATCTGTCCGAACAGCAGGCCAGGAGCGAGGGGCTCGATCTTCTCGATCAGCTGGTGAAAGACCGGGGAGGCCTGGAAGGTCTGAATCAGGGTGAGATCGGCCTCAGCCAGGGGGAGTTTGAGCTGTTTTTCCAGCAGATCCGCCGTTTTCTCACCGTGCAGGAGCAGATCGATCTGTTTGAGCGCTGGCAGGGGCTGGGGTCGAGCGATGCCGCGTTCCTGGCGGTGATGGCGTGCTCTGCCGCCGGCTTCTCCCGTCGCAAGCCCGAGCGTCTCGATGAAGCGCGTCAGCGCTTGCGTGATCTCCCCCTGGAGGGTCTCGACACCCATCCGCTTCAGGCCTGTCTGGATCTGCTCCTTGGCGATGTGGATCACGCCATGACCCAGATGCGGGCGAGTGCCGATTCTGAGTTGCAAACCTGGCTCAAGCGCCACCCCGGCGATGATCTGGCGGCTCTTTGCGATTACTGCCGCTCCTGGTTGCGTCGGGATGTGCTGCCCGGCTACCGCGATGTGGATGCCGATGCGGTGGATCTGGAGGCCTGGTTCGCGGATCGCGATGTGCAGGCCTTTGTGGAACGCCTGGAGAGGGTTCAGGCTCGCCGGCTCGGAGGGCCGGCGGAGACCTGGTCACCGACCGACCCCTATCCCGCCTTCCCCCTCGACCCTGACGGCATGCTCCCCCTGGCGATCCCTTCACCCCCCAGCGCTGCGGTCGACAGTGGTGTTGAGGCGGGTGGTGTTGAGGCGGTTGGCGCTGAGCTGGATGGAGAGGCGACGCCGTCCTGGCGCGAGCGCTTCCAACTCGATCGGTTCAGTCCTGCCCGCGTTCAGGTCGGCCGACCGTGGCTGATCGGATCGGTGCTGTTTGTGCTTGTGGTGGCTGTGGCGGCGGCCTTTGCCCTGGTGGGTCTGCGCCGTGAATCGGAAGTGGAGTCGGAGTCGCCAGCGACACCGCCGCCATCCACGCCCGTGCAGGCCAGCTTGAAGCCGGAGGCGGATCCGGCTCCAGCTTCCTTGAAGCCGCTCGAGGCGGACGCCCCCAATGAGGCCCAGCTGCAGACGCTGTTGCAGGCGTGGCTGGATCGCAAGGCTCGTGTGTTGGCAGGGGGTTCCCGGGCCGACGCCCAGCTGGCCACGGTGGCCCGCGATGGCCTGATTCAACAGCTGGAGGCCGAACGGCAGGCGGATGCGGCGGCAGGTGCCCGCCAGACCGTGGAGGCGACGATCACGTCAGTTGAGGTGGTCAGTCGCTCCCCGCAGAGGATTGAACTGCGTGCCCGGGTGGCTTACAGCGATCAGCGCCTGGATGCCGCCGGCAAGGTCATCGAACGCACGCCTCCCACCACCCTCCCGGTGACGTACATCCTCGGTCGCGATGGCCGCACCTGGCGCCTGCACGCCTACATCCCCGGCTGA